One window of the Trachemys scripta elegans isolate TJP31775 chromosome 13, CAS_Tse_1.0, whole genome shotgun sequence genome contains the following:
- the CENPN gene encoding centromere protein N encodes MDETVAEYIRRTVLKIPRHQIMEMLTMWEFLSKTQLQTINVRQLKERISQEVVELCEENSASIKQAAILDMIYNYTYRNKKVWTVYQMTKAAGEETDSFNLADFKYKFKRSLRSALKNVTINFREYEDNAIWIRIAWGTQYTKPNQYKATYVVYHSQTPYVFISSLRSNIPLLCQALVHASNYHDIHEMELRSRCIDSLKDIVFKRYSQTFQTYHPRPLQERNVAPEKVDPRIIQENKREKERIQSVNQEVFGEGLQPKIEFAQYKLETMFKGEPEMDILTEKEPFRCVVKFSSPHLLEALKSLAPAGMADAPLSPLLTCIPQKARNYFKIKERKGILSASCLGP; translated from the exons ATGGATGAGACAGTTGCTGAGTATATTAGAAGGACTGTGCTGAAAATCCCACGCCATCAAATCATGGAAATGCTAACGATGTGGGAATTCCTCTCCAAGACTCAGCTGCAAACCATTAACGTGCGTCAGCTAAAGGAAAGAATTTCCCAAGAAGTGGTGGAGCTTTGTGAG GAAAACTCTGCAAGTATCAAGCAAGCAGCCATTCTAGACATGATTT ACAACTACACCTATCGAAACAAGAAAGTTTGGACTGTTTACCAAATGACCAAAGCAGCGG GTGAAGAAACTGACTCTTTTAACTTGGCAGATTTCAAATACAAATTTAAGAGAAGTCTTCGGTCAGCTCTGAAAAAT GTGACTATCAACTTCAGAGAATATGAGGATAATGCAATATGGATTCGAATTGCTTGGGGAACACAGTATACAAAACCAAACCAGTACAAAGCTACTTATGTCGTGTATCACTCGCAAACTCCCTATGTCTTCATTTCCAGTCTTAGGAGCAACATACCTCTGCTTTGTCAG gcACTGGTTCATGCTTCCAATTACCATGACATCCATGAAATGGAGCTCCGAAGCCGTTGTATAGACTCCCTTAAAGATATTGTGTTCAAGAGGTATAGCCAG acCTTCCAAACATATCACCCAAGACCTCTACAAGAAAGAAATGTTGCTCCAGAAAAGG tgGATCCGAGGATAATTcaagaaaataaaagggaaaaagagagaatcCAGAGTGTGAATCAGGAGGTCTTTGGTGAGGGTCTCCAACCAAAAATAGAATTTGCACAATATAAG CTTGAAACAATGTTTAAAGGTGAACCTGAAATGGACATTCTGACTGAAAAAGAACCATTCAGATGTGTAGTCAAATTTTCCAGTCCCCATCTTTTAGAAGCATTGAAATCCTTAGCACCAGCAG gTATGGCTGATGCACCTCTTTCACCATTACTTACATGCATACCACAAAAAGCCaggaactattttaaaattaaagagcGAAAAGGCATACTTTCAGCAAGCTGTCTAGGCCCCTGA